The genomic segment CAAGATGTATGTGGATATTGAAATCTCAGCAGATGGAACGATTCCTCTGGATGAGGCACATGACATTGCGGAAAATGTTCATCATAGTATAGAGAAGAATTTTAAAGACGTAAAACACTGCATGGTTCATGTGAATCCGGTGAATGAGTAAATGAAAAGCGAGACTGTCCGAAGTATAATCTGGGCAGTCTTGTTTTTTATTGGATAATCATCTATGCTATAAGCGAAACTCGTATTATCTGTTCTTTGTATGGCAGTAAGTCTGGGAAGCGTACAGAAAATACAGGTAGCGAAAGGACTGCTATAGAATAGCAGAAATCACTTTTTTATTGAGAAACAGATAAATTTATTTGTTTGACTGGAAATTTTACGTAAATATAACATGGACATTCCATGGAATTGATATTCAAAGTTTATAATTCTAAACGTTATGGGATGTCAGAGTCAAAAGGTTTGATAAATTTTGCCACTGATATCACGAATAAAAAGAGTGAGGAATTATCCGAATGAAAAAACAACAGAAAAAAAGCAAAGAAATTACAGCACCTGTATATATGATGAACAGAGAACTGTCCTGGCTGAAGTTTAATGAGAGAGTTTTAAATGAGGCGGGAAATCCAGGAGTTCCGCTTGCGGAGAGACTGACATTTGCTGCTATTTATCAGTCAAATCTGGATGAATTTTACAGAGTCAGAGTCGGAACTCTGATGGATCAGATGGAAGCATCTGAAGTAATACGTGAGAATAAAACAAACATGACCAGTGAAGAACAGGTAACTGCAATCATTCAGGCCACCAGAGATCTGGATCAGAAAAAGGCAGCTATCTATGAACAGCTGATGGGAGAACTGGAGCCTTACGGAGTGCGTCTGATCAATTTTAACAGATTATCTGCAGAGGAAGGCAAGCTTCTGGAAACATATTTTGATCAGGAGATCGCACCGTATCTGTCTGCAAATATTGTGAGCAAACAGCAGCCATTTCCATTCCTGAAAAATAAAAATATTTATGCAGTGGCATCACTGATGAGCAAGGGTGGAAAAACAAAAACAGCTATTATCCCTTGCAGTAATACTGTATTCAGACGTTTGATCGATATTCCTACAAGAAAAGGGACTTTCATGCTTTCAGAGGAACTGATTCTTCATTTTCTGCCGAAAATGTTTAAGAGTTATGAGATCAGGGAGAAAGCGCTGCTCCGTATTACCAGAAATGCAGATATTGATACAGAAACCATTTATGATGAGGATCTGGATTACAGGGATGCAATGGAGAATCTGATCAAGCAGAGAAGACGAATGAATCCTGTAAGAATGGAGTTATCCAGAGAATTAAATAAAAAGATGATAAGTTCACTCTGTAAGGAGCTTCATGTGGATAAAGAACACGTATTTTTGACCAGGGTTCCGCTTGATATGTCCTTTGTATTCGGACTTCAGGGATATCTGAGGAATACTGCCCAGGACAAACTTTTCTATCAGAGAAGAACTCCCAGAATGACACCGGAGCTAGATGACAAGAGTGCTCTGATTCCACAGATCATGAAGAAAGATGTACTGTTATCCTATCCATTTGAAAATATCAGATCTTTTATTAATCTTCTGAATGAGGCTGCAAAGGATGATTCTGTTGTATCCATCAAGATGACATTATATCGTCTGGCGGACAAGAGCCAGATTGTAGATGCTCTGGTGGAAGCAGCAGAAAACGGAAAAGAAGTTGTTGTACTTGTAGAGCTGAGAGCCAGATTTGATGAGGAAAGCAATATTGAATATTCCAGAAAACTGGAAGAAGCTGGCTGCAGAGTAATCTATGGACTGAATGGATATAAAGTACATTCCAAGCTGTGCCTGATCTCCAGAAAAACAGATAAGGGTGTGTCCTATATTACGCAGATTGGTACAGGTAATTATAATGAAAAAACATCTGCACTTTACACAGATCTGTCACTGATCACAGCAAATCAGGAAATCGGAAAAGAAGCAGCAGAAGTGTTTGCAGCTCTTCTGAAAGGGGAAGTTGTTGAGAAATCCAATCTTCTTCTGGTTGCACCGAAATGTCTGCAGAACAGAGTTCTGGATATGATACAGGAAGAAATCGACCAGGTGAAACAGGGAAAGGAAGGCTATATTGGAATCAAGATCAATTCCCTGACAGATAAGGTGATCATCAATAAACTGGTGGAAGCATCTCAGGCAGGAGTAAAGATAGAGATGGTCGTCAGAGGTATCTGCTGTCTGATTCCGGAGATTAAGGGATATACAGAGAATATCAAGGTTGTAAGTATTGTAGGCCGTTATCTGGAGCATTCCAGAATCTATCGCTTCGGTACAAAAGAAAGAGAAAAAATATATATTGCATCTGCTGACTTTATGACAAGAAATACAGTCCGTCGTGTGGAGGTGGCTGCTCCGGTTCTTAATGAGAAATTAAAGGAACGTCTGGACTGGATGTTCGAGACCATGATGAATGATGATGAAAAAGGAAAGAGACTGACAGAAACAGGAAATTATGCAGACAGAAGCCTGAATGATGTCAAACTCAATTCCCAGGAAATCTTTTATGCCATGGCATACAGCAATGCGGAGAAGACCCAGAAAAAAAGAGAAGATTGAAAAGTAGAAGATTAAGAAGAAATATTTGTTGACAATATTGTAGATTGCCTGAAAAAGATACTATGTGGATCAGTATAATAGATTCATATAGTATCTTTTTGATTACTTCTATGATTACTTTTGATCATCCGAGATAAAACGAAAACGCCCGAAACCCAGTAAATACAAGGCTTTCGAGCGTTTTTAAGAGCAGGGGATGAGAGAATCGAACTCCCACCAAAGGTTTTGGAGACCCCTATCATACCATTTGACCAATCCCCTATCAAAACCAACTTGTAAAATTTCTTTTACTGTTGCAATTATACATATAAAAGCAACGATTGTCAAGCTTATTGTGCATTTTTATTATAAAGAATTTTACAAAGAAAGAGCGGAGATGGAGGGATTTGAACCCTCGCACCGGTTGCCCGGCCTGCCGCATTTCGAGTGCGGTCCCTTCAGCCTCTTGGGTACATCTCCATATTAAGATTAGAAACAGTTCTGAAGTGTAACTGGAACTGTTTTTTATTATATAAGGAATCTACGGAAAGGTCAATTCTTTTTTTATTGACGAATTGGTTTTGCTGTAATAAGATAATAACAAAATGCGGTTGTGTACCCTCTGGATTGCTATTGTCTGGGGATAATAAGCAGCTGCGAGGAAAGCAGATAGGTGACGATTATGACAGATAAGAAGAAAACAATTCTGGAGGCTGTGGAGAAGCTGACAGATACTTACCGTAAAGAAGAACTCTTTCTGGGAAAGGACAGAGAACGTCTTCCAAATAAGAAAGAGATTATTAACTTCATTAAAGATATGAGGTCTATTATTTTTCCCGGATATTTCAGTGTGGATTCCAGTGCCAGCGTGTTTCCGGAGCATTATGTGGCATATCGCCTGAATGATCTGTATGACTGCTTGCAGGAGCAGATTGAGATTGCATTTTTATATCAGGGTGAAGAAGAACAGAAGGCCAAAGAACATGCAGAGCAGATCACAGAGCGATTTTTTGCAAATGTTCCGGAAATTCAGCGTATGCTGCTGACTGACCTGCAGGCAGGTTTTGACGGTGACCCGGCTGCCAAGAGTAAAGAGGAGATCATTTTCTCTTATCCTGGATTTTATGCAATTTATGTATACAGACTTGCACATGTTCTGTATCTGGAAAATGTGCCGTTTATTCCAAGAATTATGTCTGAATATGCACATGGTTATACAGGTATCGATATCAATCCGGGTGCTACGATTGGAGAATATTTCTTCATTGACCATGGAACCGGTGTTGTAATCGGTGAGACTACGGAGATTGGAAAGAATGTGAAGCTGTATCAGGGCGTGACTCTTGGCGCACTTTCCACCCGTCAGGGACAACTGCTTGCCAATGTGAAGAGACATCCGACGATCAGAGATAATGTGACGATTTATTCTAACTCTTCTGTGTTGGGCGGTGAGACTGTGATAGGAGAGAATACAATCATCGGAGGTAATACCTTTATTACAGCATCTATTCCGGCAAACACCAAGGTCAGTGCGAAGAGTCCTGAACTTGTGATTAAGAAACCAAGAAGTTCAGTGGAAGCTACGAATGTATGGGATTGGGAGAACTGATCTCTGGTTAACACTGTAAAATTTTGTTTTCCTGACAGGTTCCATCATATACAGTAAGTCCAGGCTTTCAGCGTGGAAAGTAATAAGTAGCAGGTGGAAATTTGCTTATATCAGGAGGAGTGAAAGCTCCTTCTGATAAACTGCGTAGCAGTTATTCGGTATAGAGCTGAGTAGCGAAACGGATGATTTTATCCGCCTGACCAAATTGTCTGCCAGATGATAATTTGTATGTGTTGTTAAAAAAACAGAAAAAAATTTAAATTTAATGTTGACAAATACAGTTTCATCATATATACTAATCTTCGTTGATGCGACAGAGATGCACAGACAACAAGCTGTGCGGGTGTAGTTCAATGGTAGAACACCAGCCTTCCAAGCTGGATACGTGGGTTCGATTCCCATCACCCGCTTATGCGATAGTGGCGTAGTTGGTAACGCGCGACCTTGCCAAGGTCGAGACCGCGGGTTCGAGCCCCGTCTATCGCTCTTTTAACTGAATATCTGCGGGTGTAGTTCAATGGTAGAACACCAGCCTTCCAAGCTGGATACGTGGGTTCGATTCCCATCACCCGCTTGTGCGATAGTGGCGTAGTTGGTAACGCGCGACCTTGCCAAGGTCGAGACCGCGGGTTCGAGCCCCGTCTATCGCTCTTAGGACTTCGGATTTTCCGAAGTCCTTTTTTCTTTTAAGAACCACTATAAAAGAACTGCGGCATATCCATTTGATAAATATGCCGCAGTCCGTTAGGAAGGATTATAGTATAGAATTATAATTTCAGATGTCGGCTTGTACTCAGGATTGTTCTGAGATAGTGTCGGAATCACCGTAAAAGGTCAGAAGATAGAGTCCGCAGATTCCAACCAGACCATATACGATTCTGGAAACCCAGCTCATGCTTCCGAAAAGGAGAGCGACCAGGTTCAGATTGAAAAAACCAATCAGTCCCCAGTTAACAGCTCCGATAATGGCGATAGTCAGCGCCGTATATCTTAAACATTTGCTTCCCATAAGTCACCATCCTTTCATAACCTGTCGCTGTATACAGCTTTTACAGGAATCATAAAGCTATTACATTTCATATTGTGCCATGAAAGACAAAAAATATGCACAGCAGGTTCAAATTAAATTTGAACCACTGTGCATATTTCAACAGAATTAAATAAGTTTTCTGCTTCAATTGAGAATATCTGTCTGACAATCGGATTATTTTACTTTAAGTATCTGTCTGGCATTTGCGTCTTCATCGAAGGAAAATGCCTCCTGTGCCTGAACCGTTACATCACTCTCATCTGTCAGTGTAAATGCCTGGCATACATTAACGGTCTGTCCGGGCTGAATCTCAGCTGTAAAATGATCGATGGCATCGTCATTATTCTCGGGAATCGCTGCCTCGCAGGATTCTCCATGCTGGTAAGCTTTTAGGCTGACATCAACCATTGCACTGGATGCAGAGGAAGAATTATTGGTGTAATCGTAATAAACCATAATACATGGATTTCCGGCAAAGTCTTTGGTGATCGTATGTTTGGTATATTTGATCGTAAATTTTTCTGTTGTGAGATTAAGCGTATCATCTGCAGATGCCTCCGGTGCATTGGAAGAAGAACCTGAGGAATCTTCGTTATCCATATTGTTGAGGGAGTTGTTTATTTCCTCTTCAACACTCTTGAAGTTTGCTGACATGATTTTTACTGTCTCATCATCCAGAGAAACAATTTTCCATCCGGAATCTGTTTTGATCACCGGATAGGTGATATCTGTTTCGGAGAATACATCCTTTTCCACTTTTTTTGCCTGTTCATTCAGAATGGAAGCAAGTTTTGCCTGTGTCTCTTCTTCTGTAAGCTGGTTTCCGGCATAAGCGTTGGAAACGATCTGACGGAGAAATTCAGTGATAGTCGCTTTATAAATATTGGTTCCGTCAATGTAAGTGATATGTGCTGTGACAGAAGCTGTACCATTCTGGATGTCGAATCTGTTTCTGGTGATCTTATAGGTCATCTTTTTGTTAATTTCTGAGAAGAAATCCGTGTATGCGGCATCGCGGATATCTGCATTGTCCAGTGCTGTGAGATCGCTGCTCTGGATCATGGATTCCATTGCATTGAAGTCCATTTTCTTCATACTGTCAAGAAAATTTTCAACTGCCTTGCGTGGCTGCTGTCGCTGATAGAAATAGAAACCTGTACCTCCGCCAATGACGAGAACCAGGATCAGAATGAAAATAATCAGCCCGGCATGTCCTTTCTTATTACCTTTTGTCATATTTCCTCCTGCCTTAGAGCATAACCGCTCTGAAACGTATTATGTTAAAAAGTTTCAATTTTATATCTGCAACAACATTCGTGCAGATGTAATGTTACTGAGAACAGAGTGAACAGTAACGATATAATTGATTATATCAGAATGCGTTGACAATGGCAATTGTCTTACTTATAATCAAAATTATAGAAATCAGAGCGGATAATATAAATATATAAGAAAATACAGAAAGAAGGTGTGGATCTATGAAGTATGAGAGTTCTTTTAAATCAGAAGCAGACGGGCTTGAGATTTCGGTCATGGCACTGATACCGGATAAGAAACCCTATCGTGCAATTGTACAGCTGGTTCATGGAATGAGTGAGCATAAAGATAGATATATCCCGTTTATGCAGTATCTGGCAAAGCTTGGATATGTGGTGGTGATCCATGATCACAGAGGACATGGAAAAAGTGTAAAACATCAGGATGATCTCGGTTTTACATACGGTGGAGGAGCACAGGCGATGCTTCAGGATATCCGAACAGTGAACAGGAAAATCCATGCATACTATCCGGAACTTCCGCTGATTCTGATGGGGCACAGTATGGGTTCGCTGGCAGTGAGGGCATTTGTGGCAGAACATGACAGCTGCGTAGATATGCTGATTGTGTGCGGTTCTCCAAGCTACAATACTGCCATGCCTCTGGGAGTTGCCATTGCAAAGACAGAGAAAGCAGTCTTTGGACCGAGACACAGAAGTAAACTGATAGAAACAATGTCCTTTGGTGCAGGGGCGATGAAATTCCGAAAGGATAAGAGGTGTACAGCTTGGATCTGTTCTGATCCTGATGTGGCGAAAGAATATGAGGAATCCGAATTGTGTGGTTTCACTTTTACGGACGATGCGTATCTGGCATTATTTGAACTGATGAAGCGTGCCTATGATGTGGAGCATTTTTCCTGTACAAATCCAGATATGCCGGTACTGTTTGTAAGTGGGGCTGAGGATCCCTGTCTGATCAATGTGCGCCATTTTGCAAAGACAGTGCGGGCTATGCGACGGGCCGGTTATAAAGATGTAAAGGGGAAACTGTATCCGGGAATGCGTCATGAAATTCTTAATGAGATCGGCAGGGAGCAGGTTTATCATGATATTGCTGTCTATATGAGAAAAAAAGGTTTCTGAGTGGATGTATAAAATGGAGAGATATCCGGTTAAACTATAACGATCTGTAACTATTTGTTGTTTGATGGCTGCGAATTGCTATAGAACCATTAAAATCCATTTTAAGAGAGGAGAACCGGATATTGGGAAAAAACAAAATGATATTGTTGCTGATACTTGTTTTCAGCATTGGCTGTGCAGGCTGTACGGAGAAAAATCCGGCGGCAGAACAGGGAGAACTTGTAAAAAATGAGAGACTGTCGGAGCAATTCGGCAGTCTTTCTCGCTGTTAAGGTATAAGACTTTACGTTTGAATAATTGTGCGTCGCATTCTCGTTACTTTGATGAGTTAAACGCGCAAATTTTTTACCAAAAGAAAGAACGGATGTTTACTTCTGGCACTATATGTGCTAAAATATAGCCATAGGTAGTAGAAAAAACAACAGAATCTGAGAAAAGAGTTATCAGGGAGAAATAAAAATGCAGATAATATCCAGTTATGGTGTGGAATTACGAAAACAGAATATTCCGGTCCGCCAGACACTGGAGATCTACCGTTCTGCTGTCAGTTATCTGATTGGGATTTATGTGCAGGTATGGGAAAAATTAGCAGAAATCCCGGATGCAAAGAGGCGTTTTAATGCTGCAGAACATCTGGTACATACTACGAAGAAAAACCATGCCTGTTTTGATTTTGATATCCGGTTCCCAAAGATGCCTTCCTATCTGCGCAGATCTGCCATCCAGCATGCACTGGGGACAGTATCCTCTTATAAAACACGGTTGGATCTATGGGAAAAGACAGACGGAAAGAGTGGGAAACCAAAGCTTGTATATGAAAACCACGCCATGCCGGTCTTCTACCGTGATGTCATGTACCGTGAGGGAGCGGAAAGGAAAGACGAAGCATACCTGAAAATCTATGACGGCCATGACTGGAAATGGTTCTGTGTACGTCTGGAGCATACGGATATGGAATATCTGAGAAAATACTGGTCAGGAAAAAAAGCATCTGCCCCGACACTGGAGAAAAGACACCATAAATATTTCCTGCGTTTTACCTATACAGAAGAAGTAACACTTACCAAAACACCTGTGAAAGAACAGGTCATCTGCAGCGTGGACCTGGGGATCAATACCGATGCAGTCTGTACCATCATGCGGGCAGACGGAACTGTCCTGGGAAGAAAATTCATAGATCATCCCAGTGAAAAAGACCGGATGTACCGCGCACTGGGACGGATCCGCAGATTCCAGAGGGAACATGGTTCTGCGCAGACACAGGGAAGATGGACGTATACGAAACGTCTGAACACAGAACTGGGTAAAAAGATTGCAGGTGCGATCGTAAGATATGCGGAAGAAAACCATGCAGATGTGATCGTGTTCGAGTATCTGGAGATGCAGGGGAAGATACCGGGAAAGAAAAAGCAGAAACTGCACCTGTGGAGAAAGCGGGATATCCAAAGACGCTGTGAACATCAGGCACACAGGAAAAGGATGCGGGTATCCCGGATCTGTGCATGGAACACCAGCAGACTGGCTTATGATGGTTCCGGGGCGGTAACACGTGACTGGGAAGATTACAGCCTCTGTACTTTCCAGACAGGAAAACGATATAATTGTGACCTGTCAGCATCCTATAATATAGGAGCCAGATATTTTATAAGAGAACTTTTAAAACCCCTTCCGGTAACGGAAAGGTCTTTGCTGGAGGCAAAAGTCCCTCCTGTAAAGCGTAGAACCTCATGCGTCTATGCAGATCTGAGAAAACTCCATTCAGAAATGGAATTCTTAAAAGCAGCATAGATACAGGCAGATATACAGCGGACTACCTGTAATGTGGGAACCAGCCATATCTGGCATGGGAAATGCGCATAACTGCGCACCTAAGTTACAGGCGTATCCGCCGATATTCAGTCTGACGCCTAAAGCGTCTGGAAGCACGTGACTTCAGTCATGTGAGGTTCACAGAAAAAATGATAAGATAGTTTCATCTGTTAAGGTGTTGAACAGTTATAAATATGAGGAGGTTTTTATGGAGAAAAACGAAAACGAAGAACTGCTGGAACAAAGCCCGGCAGAGATTCAGCAGGAAGATACGCAGAAAATTGCAAAGAGCGGGGAAGAAGAGCCGGATACAGAAGAACAGAAAGTCTCCAATGGAAGATTTATACTCTGGAGTCTGGCGGGAGTGTATCTGTTGTATACAAGTTACAGTCTCTGTAAGGGATATGTAACAGGCGAAGAAGGAACCAGTATGGGATTTATGCTTGCCGGAATTGCATTTGCAGCTATTGGTGCTGGTCTGCTGTTTTTCGGCATTAAAAATATGCTCTCAGAAGAGAAGATCAAGAAAGCAAAAGCAGCGAAGAATGCGGCAATGGAAGCTGCCGCAGGCGGAGAACTGAAGAAAGAGGATGCATCCGGGCAGAACAGATCAATGAGCATTGCTGAAAGGGCTAATATGGTTAAGAATCTGGAAGACGAAGAGGAAGACGGGGAAAACGAGAAAGAATGAAAATATTGATCACATTGCTGAAACCGTTGTCTTTTTTACCGGCACTGCTGATGATGTATATCATCTTTTCGTTCTCAGCCCAGCCGGGTGAAGTTTCAGGTAATCTGAGCTATAAAATAAGTTATGAGATCATAGAAACGAAGAGCGAGCTTTTGTCAGAGAATCTGAGCAGTGAAGAGATTGCCTATAAGGCAGATGGAATTCACTACTATGTGAGAAAAGCGGCACATATGACAGAGTATTTTCTGCTGGCTATCGCTATTTCTTTTCCTTTATATGTCTATGGTGTGAGAGGAATCTGGCTGATGCTTCTTGCGGGAATTGTCTGTGTGGGATTTGCAGGGCTGGATGAGTATCATCAGTCTTTTGTGGATGCCCGTACACCTGCGGTAAAGGATGTGGGAATCGACAGTATAGGGGCGTTTATCGGAATACTTCTTGTTCAGGCATTCTGCTGGTCTGTACTGAATAATCCTAATAAAAAGAAGAAAAAAAGAAGTCATTAAATAATCAGGAAAAATACATATTCAAAAAAGGAAAGACAAAAAGGAGCTGCCACATTAATAAGAACTTAATGTGGTATGCTCCTTTTGACATTGGTTCACTGGTAATATCCTGCGAAGCGTGTTGTTGTGAACAGTAATTTTTGACTTGAATGTACACTTGATTTCCTGCTGCGTTTAAGCCTGGATTTCTGAAAGTCTGTCCAGTCCGGCTTTGGTATGGCGGATAAAAATATCTCTGACCGCCTGGATCTCGCCAAGACCTTTCAGAGTACATTTGACAGAATATCCCTCTTTTTCCAGAATACTTTTCCAGGAATCATCGTCCTCTCCGGACATATCATTGGTAGCATGATCACCTGCGACGATCATAAAAGGTGCCAGATGAACATGAGCCGGATGCAGATTTTTTAATTTATCCAGAAAGCTTTCAATGGAGAAATCCCCTTCAACCGTTCCCATATGCATATTGGAATAGCCGAAATGCTTAAACAGTTCGTCCATCTCAGGATAAAGTTCATTGGCAACATGCTCTGTTCCATGTCCCATAAATAAGAGAATTTCATCAGAATCAGGGTGATATTCCTGTGCCATAGCCTGACAGACCTCTTCTTTGTCCTGTTTTGTAACCATCAGAGAATCACAGATAATGACAGAATCGAAATCCTTTTTATGTGCAAGAACTTTTTCTTTCATAGCATCACTCTCAAATCCGGTGATCACATAGGTTGGCTGTACAACGACATTTCGAATTCCGTCCGCTTTCAGCTGGGTCATTGCCTCATCAATATCCATAATGTGGATCCCGTCCCGCTTCCGGAGTTTGGCGCGGATACGGGGACTTGTCCATGCGCAGTATAACGGATATTCCGGAAATGCATGATGCAGGTCAGATTCAATCTGTTCAATTGTTTTTTTTCGTGTTTCTTCATAACTTGTACCGAAGCTGATAACAAGAATTGCTGTTTTTTCAGTTACCCCCATTTTAAATCTCCTTATAATAAGTATATTGGCATTTACCACAACTGCCACTGACAGGTTTTCCGCAAAACAGATGTAGTGGCGGTAAAAGGTAATTGACTGCGCACTCATATAAAAAAGATGTCATGATAATAGACATTGTTTTTTATTATACAGGGAGTTATAGGGAAACACAAGTAAAAGCTAAGATTTTGACGTCTGAGTATCTCTGTATGCAGATGGAGTGACATTCATTTTTTTCTTGAAGCTTGTGCTGAAATAATATTGATTGGCGTAACCGCATTTCATACTGATTTCCTTCAGAGTCATGTTTGTGGCTGTAAGATAACGGCAGGCGGCGTTGATTCGCTGAGTAGTGATATAGTCACTGATACTCACGCCCTGTTTCTTTTTAAAGAGGGCACTCAGATAAGCCGGGCTGACATTGGCTTCGCTGGCGATATCGTTCAGGCACAGAGTATTGCTGGCATAGTTTTCGTCAATATATGAAGTTACAGATTCGCATAATTTCTGGTGATAATCATTCAGAGAAGAATCCAGTTTCCGGCAGAGAAGGCGGCAGAGTTCGTTGAGCCAGCCGCATAGTTCTTCTGTGGTATGAAATTCTTCCAGATGATTGTATACATACAGGATCTTTGCTTCCAGATCATGGGTATCCAGGTTTAGTTCATAGAAAAACTTCAGAATCCTTCCAAGCAGAGAGTAGATCTGGATAAATGCGAAACTTTTGGTGCGGAAGTTCTCAGTAAGCCATCTGGAGAAATCCTGAAACCAGGAGTCAATTGCAGAAACATCCTTTTTACACAGAAGGCGGATTAATTCCTCCTCTCTGGAATCGGAGAAATCAGTGGCAGATAAGTCATGTCCAAGAGCCTCACGTCCGTCAAATACGTTCTGGTGTGGGAAAAAGAAACGATAATCCAGTGCATGAACTGCACTTTCATAAGAACGGTTCAGATCCCACAGATCCTGTACAATGGCACCGATTCCGGCATTCAGAACCAGTCCCTGTGAATTGCAGTTATCTACAAGTGCAGAAATGATTTTATAGGTAAGCTGGCGAAAATTTCCGGACTGGCAGCCGCTTTGTCCGATCACACACAGATAACCATCAATATCCTGCAGGGGATAAATATAATTTAATTCTGAGGTTTGTTCTGTGATCAGATCACGAAGATTCAGCAGTTCCATCTGAAATTTCTCAATGCCATAGGAATCCCTGAGAGACTGTGCATTTTCCAGTTCAAGAATCACTACGTTATAAAAATCATAATCCAGTTTAAGGTTCAGGTAGTTCAGATAAGGTTTGAGACGATAGGAAGCCTCCTGCCTGGAACGGTGAGTGATATCACGGAAAAATTTTTCGATAAGCAAAGGCCTGCTCTGTTTAAGCAACTGCAGATTTTTCTGCTCACGTTCCATCAGGGCAAAAGCATTTTTTACTTTCTGGATCAGATATGCGTAATCCAGAGGTTTTTCAATATAATCCAATGCACCAAGAAGCAGAGCGCGTCTTGCATATTCAAATTTATCATAGGCACTGATCAGTATGATTTTTACCATTGGATTAATATCCAGTGCTTGCCTGCTCATTGAAATTCCGTCCAGATCCGGCATTTCAATATCTGAGATGATCAAATCTACAGGTTCTTTTTTCATAGCGTCTATCGCAGAGGTTCCGTTGTAGCAGATATGTACGATTTCTGCGTTCAGAACTTCCCAGTCTATGTTCTTTTCAATTCCTTCTGCTGACAGATAATTGTCATCTACAATCATTATTTTCCTCATCTGTATCCTCCATTTGTTGAAATTCAATTGTGACATAGGTACCGTTTCCGGGATGGCTGTCAATACGCACAGAGCCGTTACCGTACAAAGGATTGGAAATGCGGGCGCTTACATTTGAAATTCCAAAATGTTTTTCGTAATTTATGACTTTGTTGTCTATGGCATATCGGAGCTGTTCCAGTGTCTCCGGAGACATTCCGGCT from the Blautia wexlerae DSM 19850 genome contains:
- a CDS encoding IS200/IS605 family element transposase accessory protein TnpB, coding for MQIISSYGVELRKQNIPVRQTLEIYRSAVSYLIGIYVQVWEKLAEIPDAKRRFNAAEHLVHTTKKNHACFDFDIRFPKMPSYLRRSAIQHALGTVSSYKTRLDLWEKTDGKSGKPKLVYENHAMPVFYRDVMYREGAERKDEAYLKIYDGHDWKWFCVRLEHTDMEYLRKYWSGKKASAPTLEKRHHKYFLRFTYTEEVTLTKTPVKEQVICSVDLGINTDAVCTIMRADGTVLGRKFIDHPSEKDRMYRALGRIRRFQREHGSAQTQGRWTYTKRLNTELGKKIAGAIVRYAEENHADVIVFEYLEMQGKIPGKKKQKLHLWRKRDIQRRCEHQAHRKRMRVSRICAWNTSRLAYDGSGAVTRDWEDYSLCTFQTGKRYNCDLSASYNIGARYFIRELLKPLPVTERSLLEAKVPPVKRRTSCVYADLRKLHSEMEFLKAA
- a CDS encoding DUF5067 domain-containing protein, whose product is MTKGNKKGHAGLIIFILILVLVIGGGTGFYFYQRQQPRKAVENFLDSMKKMDFNAMESMIQSSDLTALDNADIRDAAYTDFFSEINKKMTYKITRNRFDIQNGTASVTAHITYIDGTNIYKATITEFLRQIVSNAYAGNQLTEEETQAKLASILNEQAKKVEKDVFSETDITYPVIKTDSGWKIVSLDDETVKIMSANFKSVEEEINNSLNNMDNEDSSGSSSNAPEASADDTLNLTTEKFTIKYTKHTITKDFAGNPCIMVYYDYTNNSSSASSAMVDVSLKAYQHGESCEAAIPENNDDAIDHFTAEIQPGQTVNVCQAFTLTDESDVTVQAQEAFSFDEDANARQILKVK
- a CDS encoding DUF378 domain-containing protein; translation: MGSKCLRYTALTIAIIGAVNWGLIGFFNLNLVALLFGSMSWVSRIVYGLVGICGLYLLTFYGDSDTISEQS
- a CDS encoding alpha/beta fold hydrolase — protein: MKYESSFKSEADGLEISVMALIPDKKPYRAIVQLVHGMSEHKDRYIPFMQYLAKLGYVVVIHDHRGHGKSVKHQDDLGFTYGGGAQAMLQDIRTVNRKIHAYYPELPLILMGHSMGSLAVRAFVAEHDSCVDMLIVCGSPSYNTAMPLGVAIAKTEKAVFGPRHRSKLIETMSFGAGAMKFRKDKRCTAWICSDPDVAKEYEESELCGFTFTDDAYLALFELMKRAYDVEHFSCTNPDMPVLFVSGAEDPCLINVRHFAKTVRAMRRAGYKDVKGKLYPGMRHEILNEIGREQVYHDIAVYMRKKGF
- the epsC gene encoding serine O-acetyltransferase EpsC codes for the protein MTDKKKTILEAVEKLTDTYRKEELFLGKDRERLPNKKEIINFIKDMRSIIFPGYFSVDSSASVFPEHYVAYRLNDLYDCLQEQIEIAFLYQGEEEQKAKEHAEQITERFFANVPEIQRMLLTDLQAGFDGDPAAKSKEEIIFSYPGFYAIYVYRLAHVLYLENVPFIPRIMSEYAHGYTGIDINPGATIGEYFFIDHGTGVVIGETTEIGKNVKLYQGVTLGALSTRQGQLLANVKRHPTIRDNVTIYSNSSVLGGETVIGENTIIGGNTFITASIPANTKVSAKSPELVIKKPRSSVEATNVWDWEN
- the ppk1 gene encoding polyphosphate kinase 1 — translated: MKKQQKKSKEITAPVYMMNRELSWLKFNERVLNEAGNPGVPLAERLTFAAIYQSNLDEFYRVRVGTLMDQMEASEVIRENKTNMTSEEQVTAIIQATRDLDQKKAAIYEQLMGELEPYGVRLINFNRLSAEEGKLLETYFDQEIAPYLSANIVSKQQPFPFLKNKNIYAVASLMSKGGKTKTAIIPCSNTVFRRLIDIPTRKGTFMLSEELILHFLPKMFKSYEIREKALLRITRNADIDTETIYDEDLDYRDAMENLIKQRRRMNPVRMELSRELNKKMISSLCKELHVDKEHVFLTRVPLDMSFVFGLQGYLRNTAQDKLFYQRRTPRMTPELDDKSALIPQIMKKDVLLSYPFENIRSFINLLNEAAKDDSVVSIKMTLYRLADKSQIVDALVEAAENGKEVVVLVELRARFDEESNIEYSRKLEEAGCRVIYGLNGYKVHSKLCLISRKTDKGVSYITQIGTGNYNEKTSALYTDLSLITANQEIGKEAAEVFAALLKGEVVEKSNLLLVAPKCLQNRVLDMIQEEIDQVKQGKEGYIGIKINSLTDKVIINKLVEASQAGVKIEMVVRGICCLIPEIKGYTENIKVVSIVGRYLEHSRIYRFGTKEREKIYIASADFMTRNTVRRVEVAAPVLNEKLKERLDWMFETMMNDDEKGKRLTETGNYADRSLNDVKLNSQEIFYAMAYSNAEKTQKKRED